A region of the Longimicrobium sp. genome:
AGCTTCGCGGTGCTAATTCAGGCAGTCGGGCTCGTAGGAGCCTCCAACTGCCTGGCGCAACGCGACAACTCGGCGGCTGTGGTTTCAGCCACACTCGTGAGCGTGTACGACATGCTCCGGACGAACCGTGATGCGGTCGTCCAGGGACCAATTGCCTTCGATCCGCGCGTGCTGCGCACTGACCGGGGCATCGCACCCCGAAACTGGCCCGACTCTGTGGCTCTGAAGTGGGTGGGTGACGTTAGCGATTCGGTGTTTTCGCCTCAGCGAGTGCGCATCATGTTAGATAGTGCGAACCTCGTGGCGAGAAGGCCGATTCGCTGGGTTCCTTGCGGCCCTTCCGCTGGGTCAGGGCAGTGTGCGCAGCGAGAGTTCTCCGCTATCGTCACAATTAGCGAACCTTGGATATGCAACGACGTAGCGCAGGTACTCGCTTCCATCCGGTACATGTCCACTGACAAGCTTCATCCGTCTGCTTGGCAGGCGAGTGTTATTCGTCTCACGCGAAAAGATGGAAGGTGGGTCGCGGGCGAGTGGTACGCTCAGGCCACAAACTAAGGTACACACGCTACGGGGCGGGGCCATCGGGCCCGGATACCTGTGGCGGCAGTACGACGCCCACTTTTCCTCGCGCGGAAGGTGGGCGTTCGCGTGTTCACCCGGCTGCCGGGTCATGTCGCCTCTGCACTCAATATGGCACACTAGCCAATGTGCGCGCCCCCGGGCAAAAGCGGCCGGTGTGGGTGTATCGGATAACTGAGCGCGGCCTAGCCGTGACGGGCGAGGCTCGCCAAAGGAGCACAAGCCCGCTCCCTGGCCGCGCACGGATGACACCGGTGGGGCGGTGTACGCTCCCAGCCGCCAGCGCGGCGCGCTCCGGCTGCTGCGCGAAGCCTACGACGACCCGGCCGTGCCGGAACGGTTCGGCGGGCGCGGCTGGGTGAGCGGGCGCGAACTAGGCGCACGCGTGGACCTGCACAACTTCACGCAACGTCGCGAGCGTAAACCGCACATCGCGGCGACGGTACGGACCTTCACTGGCTCATCCTGTGGGGCTTCGCGGAGCGCCGAAACGACCCGGACCGGGCGGGGGTGGTCTACTGGCGTGCCACTGGAGCGGGCAGGGCGGTGCGTCTGTTAGAGTGGAAGACGATGACGGGGTGGGAGTGATGCCGCGCGTAACGAGACGGACCTGCGCTGGCGGGCCGGCAAAGGGCTGGCCGAGCGCCGCGCCGATCCCAAGCGTCCCAGGGTGGTGTGGTGGCGCGCGACGGAGGTGGGGCGCTCCGTGCGGCTGCTGGGAGCGGCTTCGAAGGTGCGCTCTTCAGCGGCACTTAGCGACATAGATCACACCAACTGAACAGTTGTGATAAATCTACTTCGCATTTAGAGCAAAGGACAAACACGAGACACAGAGGAAAACGCGGAGCCCTTTCCGTCTACCTCTGTGTCTCTGTGTGAGCCTGCGGTTGCAGTTCCCTCCGCGCGAGCCCGCCGTTTCCGCCAGGAGCCGCGACCGGCCGCACGGGCCCGTGTTATGCGCACGATGACGCACCATGAGCCTGACGACCCGCACCAAGCTGGACCTCGGCTTCGCCGGTGCCCTCCTCGCGCTGCTGGTGGTGGGGGTGATGTCGCTGTGGAGCCTGGCGCGCTTCCGCCACGACCAGCGCGAGCTGCAGCGGACGGGGGAGATCCTCCGCACGCGCGAGGCGGCGCTCTTCGCCCTCAGCCAGGCGGAGACGAGCCAGCGCGGCTACCTGCTCACCGGGCAGGAGGTGTTCCTGCGCCCGTACGTCCCGTCCACCCGCGCCGTGCATCTCCACCTGGCCACCCTGGACTCGCTCGTCCTGGACCCGGGTCCGCGCCGCCCGCTGGCGGCGTTCAGGCAGACGGTCACCCGCAAGCTGGCCATCATGGACAGCACCGTCGCGCTCGCCCGCCGGGGAGACATGGCGGGGGCGGCGGCGGTGGTGCGCCGCGGGACGGGGCGCGAGCTGATGGAGGAGGCACGGCGCGCGGCGGACGCGCTGGCCGCGGAGGAGGAGCGCGAGCTCGCCGCCGGGCAGGAGATGGCGAGGCGCAGCGCCCGCGCCGCCACGTGGACCATCGTGATGGGGAGCTTGCTGGCCTTCGTGACCGTGTGGCTGGCGCGCCGCCGCATCCATGGCGACCTGGCGGCGCGCACGTTGGCCGAGGCGGCGCTGGCGCGAAGCGCGCGAGGGCTGCGCTCGCTGTACGAGGTCACCTCAAGCGGCACGCTTGAAGAGCGCGAGCGCGTGCAGAGGGTGCTGCGGCTGGGGCGCGAGCACTTCGGCCTGGCCGGCGCCGTGCTCGCACGCGTGCGCGGCGAGCAGTACGAGGTGGTGGCCGCGGATCCGCCCGAGTTCGCCATCGCCAGCGGCGACGTCTTTCCCCTGGCGGAGACATACTGCTCGATCCCACTCGGGTCCCGGAGCACCGCGTCGGTGGCGAACGCGAGCGCCTCCGAGTGGAGGGAGCGACCCTGCTACGGGCGCTTCGGGATGGAGGCGTACATCGGCGGCCCCGTGTACGTGGGGGGCGAGATGTACGGCGCGCTCTGCTTCCTGGACCCGCGGCCGCGCCCGGGCCCGTTCAGGCCGGAGGACGAGGACCTGCTGCGGGTGTTCGCGCAGTGGATCGGCGGCGAGATCGAGCGGATGCGGGCGCGCGAGGCGCTGCGCGAGCGCGAGGAGCGCTACCGCGGCCTGGTGGAGACCGCCAGCGACCTGATCTACACCGTGGACCGGCGCGGCCTGTTCACCTACGTGAACCCCGTGCTGGTGCGCACCACCGGCTACTCGGCCGACGAGCTGCTCCGCATGCGCCCCATGCAGCTGGTGCGCAGGGACCGGCGCGCCGGGGTGCGCGCGTTCTACGCCACGCAGGTGCGCGAGAGGGTGCCCGCCACCTACTTCCAGTTCCCCATCATCACCCGCGAGGGGCGCGAGATCTGGATCGGGCAGAACCACACCCTGCTGATGGACGGCGACCGGGTGGCGGGGGCGCAGGCGCTGGCGCGCGACATCACCCGCCAGCGCGAGGTGGAGCGGCTCAAGGACGAGTTCCTCTCCA
Encoded here:
- a CDS encoding ATP-binding protein; the protein is MSLTTRTKLDLGFAGALLALLVVGVMSLWSLARFRHDQRELQRTGEILRTREAALFALSQAETSQRGYLLTGQEVFLRPYVPSTRAVHLHLATLDSLVLDPGPRRPLAAFRQTVTRKLAIMDSTVALARRGDMAGAAAVVRRGTGRELMEEARRAADALAAEEERELAAGQEMARRSARAATWTIVMGSLLAFVTVWLARRRIHGDLAARTLAEAALARSARGLRSLYEVTSSGTLEERERVQRVLRLGREHFGLAGAVLARVRGEQYEVVAADPPEFAIASGDVFPLAETYCSIPLGSRSTASVANASASEWRERPCYGRFGMEAYIGGPVYVGGEMYGALCFLDPRPRPGPFRPEDEDLLRVFAQWIGGEIERMRAREALREREERYRGLVETASDLIYTVDRRGLFTYVNPVLVRTTGYSADELLRMRPMQLVRRDRRAGVRAFYATQVRERVPATYFQFPIITREGREIWIGQNHTLLMDGDRVAGAQALARDITRQREVERLKDEFLSIVSHELRTPLTAIRGSLGLLASGKLGALEERGQRMLSIAAQNTDRLVRLINDLLDIEKIESGTATMERRALDAGTLVRDAAEVMGAMASEAGVRLVVEAEPAPVFADPDRLVQVVTNLVSNAIKYSPRESTVRLSVQAREGQAVVRVSDEGRGIPAGRLEAIFERFEQVDSSDARDKGGTGLGLPIARSIVEQHGGRLWAESEWGRGSTFTFTLPMAGSLASAPPPPRPDMRPLVLVCEAEPGGEASRLLEREGYRVATACSADEALRAVEELRPAAILVVATEPAAEGEATVEALRRNERAREIPVVIMGALNGSKTGLDIATIAGWIAGSREAQAGAADNAGAREHFGVLVVEDDDGVASILCEMLRRSGITSIHARSGAEALRLAAEVDFGLLILDLGLPDADGFAVVERLQRDRRLSDVPVLVYTARDLGDADRERLRLGRTEFLTKSRAPLEEVESRALALLGKLITGGSASAETHPDRG